The Calliopsis andreniformis isolate RMS-2024a chromosome 10, iyCalAndr_principal, whole genome shotgun sequence nucleotide sequence TAAGAAATCACTGTTTCCTTACTTTTCAGAATCATTAAAGAACCCTGTGCTTTGATTTTGATGTCTTTATAAAGAATAATGAGATGAAATTAAAGATTAATTGGAAAAACAGcagtttttgcaataataaaaAGTGAAGAAATGAGTCAATAACAGAAATATTACAGTGTGCGATGAAATTTGATTGCAATAATGAGGTCATTAGTTTCTtcatataaattatattatattatattatggcAGTTTTATAGAGGAATCGTTTATCGGCGTCGACGTATAAAGAAAACTATGTCTATTCAGAGTATCTAAAGCCAGGAATATTCTTCCGTGCATTTCTCCATCTTCTCATGGTTTTCTTTGTGGAAACCTGTTCCACTATTTTCCCGCGCGCCTTTAGCGCAACCGTGTTATTTTCTGCTAGGCGTGCCCCGAATCACGTCACTGGTAGTCGTGAAATGTGAAGATAAAGTGTCATGAAATTCTCGATCGACATTTTGGTATAATCTGAAAGTCCAATGAGAAAAGACTACGATCTTATACGATAATATTTAAACGCTATGTTTAATGTTTAAAATACGACaagtataaaaaatatacacTACTTTAGATGCTGTATATTTAtagttaaatttatattatttaaacaGAAAATGGAAGATTAGTTCCTAGATTGATCCcactttaaaattaaaataactaaAATTCTAGGGTGTATTGTGTGCAACATGCTCTAATTTAAATTAATTCTGCTTTTtcgattttgaattttcaatcgaCTATTAAAAAACAGTCAACTTGTATGTAacaaactgtagtaatcataagtaAGTGTGGGATAGAACATAATTTTGAAATTCTTAAAACTCTCAAAACTTGAAATGGTGATTTTATTTCATAAGAGAAATTTTTTAAAGACTGAAGTTTCTTAGAGTACTTTTTATCGACTTTTAGAAAACACTGTTAATGCTGATAATCATGATAAAATACTTTCTTGATAATTTCTCTAAATATTAATACTTTCCTTAAATTTCGTGAATTTCGAATCACGAAAAAAATACAGTTacgaattctcaaaactcatatCTTAAATTTGGGTTTTGGGGAGTTCCATGGTTTCGATATTTCGAGAAACTTCTTAGTAATAAGGTATTCAGATAGTAAAATGTTTAAACAATTTCACAAACAATAGAGGATCTATTTTGCATATTTTGCGATGCCTCACGAGGGGAGTTAATGAACGCTTGCCTCCCCCGATAAATGAGCTCGAGTCGGAACAATCATAAGCGATAGAACGATACCGTGTGCAGGAAACGTAGAAACGTGTGAAAAGACAGAAGTCTTTCTTCATAAAAAAAAATTCGCAAGAGAAAAGAAAGGTGAAGGAAAGCAGTGATAAAGCTCTAAATTGACACTGGTTTTCTTTTCCTTAGATATGGGAGCTTGTGGACAGCAAGACGGGTTATCTGACCAGGAGTGGACTGTACAAAGGCCTCGCTTTGGTCGCGTTTGCTCAACAAGGAAAGCAACCCAGTGACAAACTCTGGGAGAACACCGAATCTCAAGGTTGGCTTGTTTTCAATAATCTTTGACGAATCAGTTATTCTATAAATATTGCTGCGACTGAACCGAGCGACTGTTTCATGAAATCGATTTCCTCGTTGTTACATTTTCTGCTGAAAGCCGAGAAGttgtgaaaattgtgaaataaattgaatatttaaattaaaaaatcaatttaaactgaaaattttaagtaaaatttGAACTCAATTTTAATACATAACAAGTAGGAGGCTGACACATTAAATAAACCTCAAAACTTGATggtgaatttgaatttaaacaaTAGGATGAACACCAACTTTTCACACTTCATGTTGAAATAAAAttgcataaattgcaaaaatcgTATAAATTAGTAGTATCATTTATTTtcttgaaaattattttcactGTACATGATCAGTATACATTAAGATAGAGGTCACGTTAATTTTGTCTAATTAAATGTTATCGTAGACagaaactgataatgaggagcaGCATAAATAGGGTAGAGCGAAGTATATGAATTATATGATAATAGTACAGTTTTAATCACATCTAATGATAGCGTCGCTGTATTCATTGCATTTGTAATTCAAACTAACGCCGTGTATCCATTTGTTCAATTGTGAGTTTACATCTAATTAATAGATCAGTTCTGTTGAATTAATAGACCAGAAACAATTACTTCTCAATATCTAATAATATATAATCTTTTGTAAACAAAAATGATTAAAGTTAAAAGACGACATAATcttaaaaaattctattataaATTACATGATAATGTAACTATCTACTAAATTAAAGATTGGAATTAATACAGATGTGCAATTCAATTTAAACAAAAGTTAACGTACACGTTTATTAATTCCTTATTGAACGAATTACATAATCCCCAACAAATCCTTTGCAGAatagttacagttattcattatatGCGGATAATGTGTGAGATCAAGGTTCCACAAACGGATGTTCAGCCTAATTAAACTCGAAACTGTACTCTCAAGAGTCAGAGCAGGAGAGAACCGGAAGAACAGCACACCTCTGGTGAACTATCTTCGATCGTGATAAGTGCGCGTCTTTTCACCGATAAGAAAAACAACCACTGATTGCGTTGGTCAGTGACACCATTAAGGATCAGGTTTCTTCCCACGAAACATAAGTATGCACTTGTGGCATGCTTTTAAGTGTTATCCAACATCACGCTTGATAACAACATTAACCACGATGATGTTCTCAATGGCCTATGTTCCGTTATCTATTAAGCGTCTCACTCCACTTATCAGTGAGTGGGACGAAGAGTGTCCCATTATGAAATTTATGAAAACAGTCATTTTACCGTTAAAATTCTACTGAATATTCTTGAAATTTTAAACAGAATATTTTATCCCTCGTGTTTGCAATCTTTTTTATGTGTTTCTTGTCTGGTTTTCGATAGAACTACCTATTCCTGTATTGGGCGATCTTACGGAGGTGACCTTGTTGGCCCAAAGGTTGCACAAAGGCAGCAATCCAGCGAAATTGAATCTCACTTATTCGGACATTTGCAACTTGGATACGATAGAAGTTAATTTGGTGCCAGAGAAGAAAGGGATCTTTCTGAAGCACGTGGAGTATCAAGTGACGAGCAAGGTAGCCTTcgtttattcgctttatgggcTAGTAGTCTTTCTCTGCTATAAGCAATTTATGTATTAATGACTCACGATTAGTTCTATTCAATCGAAGGTCAGAATAGagggaaatgaaaaataatttaaaggaAGAAAGGGGATAGTAAGGAATTTATAATGATAAAGTATTGTACTGATAATATTACAGTTAAGTAGATTAAATATATAGGATTGATCGGAAAATTTAAtcagattttttaaattaaaagtctgcttattattaaaattacttcATTTCTTAATTTTTCTATGTTTGTCAAAGTTTAGTTTCTcctattttattaattaaagaTTATCAGTCTTTCATTAGGAAAGATAGAAAAAGGATTTTAAAAATAAGAAGCTGTGGGTGAAATATTTAATGCTTTTAAATTTATGTTATAATTAAGAAGCTAATTTATTTGTATAAGTAAAGGACATTTATGGAGCCATCTATTCAAAACAGTTTTTGCTTCCAGAGATTCAATTCTGTCGTTTATAGACGCTACAACGATTTCGTGTCGTTGCATGAACTTCTCCTGGCAAGATTCCCATACAGGTTGATACCTAAGTTACCACCGAAGAAAATAGTAGGAGGTAAAGTATCTAAATGGTGTTCATTAgtctttaattaaataattaatatatattaattttcCTATTCAAAatgataaatgaataatttgcatTTGAGTTTCAACATTATTATCCAATTAAAGTGATCGAAATAAATcactaaaattgtttatttgtgTTCCAAAAACTCTGACACGCAAAATATTAAAAGTTAATTATTGAAAACTATTAATAATATGTAGCTTTAAAGCTGTTCCttagtattttataaataatgattataaaaacCTAACTACTCCGAGTTTCTTATGTATGAATACTTGCACTTGTGTTTACTGCTACCTAATTCAACAAAAGAATCTTCAATGAACCGTGACATAACAGAAGAATTCCTCATCATTAATGTCAATGCATCTCATTTCCATCATAAGTCTCTTCCAATGAAACGCCTGTACAAGTCTGCAAACATCAAAGTACCTTTTAATAAGAAACATGTACAAATTAAAATGCTTGATGATCCCACGACCAACTGACTGAAAGACACTCGCAATAAATCATGAGATACCAAACAGAAAGGAAAGAACTCTTGCTGTTTTTAATCATTTCCAAATAAACAATTTACAATGTTACGTATTTTTCCTTATTTCAAGAGAGTACTCGGCTcttttctcaaatatttaaCCCTTTCCTGACTAGTCAGGATTATAGTATGTCCTACTTATTTTTTTTCTAGGAAGCCTagtcaataaaaaaaaataagaataaaatatgctCAAAAAATTTCATTTACTCATGAAAGAATTAATAAAACATGAACCATGCGAAGAAATAGAATCATGTTTTATCAAACCTGTTTTCCATGTTGGTTTctcgaggaccagtgtcagacttCATGATCCCATCACAAGAATAGCCATGCAAATATTATACTCGACAAAATAAATCTCCTTTCTGTCACGTTTAGTTCAGCGCCTTTTTATTGTcctttttgtattattttagaatctcatttttgtttaatattcTCTAACACACAGGGTAAATTACGCAACTGTATCGCCTGAATTTTTTCGTAAACCATTTGTTGTATAAAAAAGTATTTGAGCAGCATAATAAAGAGGAGCATTCTTTTGATAGCAAGCAACTTTTGATTGAAACATTTTCTCATGCGACAAATAGTTTACAAGTTCAGGTGATACAGtacgtgactcaccctgtataaatcATTATTACCTCTACATATATCAGTGGGCTTATTATTGCTtaacttaataaataaataaggcctaacttaaataaataatttctcaTTCTCAGCGGACTCTCAGTTCCTGGAGGAAAGGAGACGATCTCTTCTGCGATTTCTCACTGTGATCGCTCGTCACCCCGTAGTCAGCAAGGACCACATCGTGCAGTTCTTCTTCACGTACACCGGCGAGGAGACGCAGCACAAGATCCGCGAGGTGTTCAGGCGAGTGCCAGACGAGTTCGCCACGTCGGAACTGTCCTCGAAGGCGAAGGAATTGGTGCCACCGGAAACGTTAACGGAATTCGCGAACAGCCGCGACCAGATCAGAGTGATACTCCTAGGAATCTCTCGGTTGAAACACATCGCCGATTGTCTGGCGATCAGATCGCACAACTACGCGATGGACATGGCGGAACTGGGCACGCAGTTGAACAATTTAGCCTCGGAGCCACATG carries:
- the LOC143185015 gene encoding sorting nexin-8, producing the protein MASTDLSFGRIPAFYREVYEKICSPTSGNVEREVFKSLLVKSQLSSSILSQIWELVDSKTGYLTRSGLYKGLALVAFAQQGKQPSDKLWENTESQELPIPVLGDLTEVTLLAQRLHKGSNPAKLNLTYSDICNLDTIEVNLVPEKKGIFLKHVEYQVTSKRFNSVVYRRYNDFVSLHELLLARFPYRLIPKLPPKKIVGADSQFLEERRRSLLRFLTVIARHPVVSKDHIVQFFFTYTGEETQHKIREVFRRVPDEFATSELSSKAKELVPPETLTEFANSRDQIRVILLGISRLKHIADCLAIRSHNYAMDMAELGTQLNNLASEPHGTTAWATGGSTIWQEMKKGFHIISKEFNLLSTRALQQAVREETMVCERLNLLLDILVAHRILCERHERGVSADHQRALSTMLSLKKRQMQGVIRGTDTDTVEYLENKMVAQESVIANVELRNCFSLHCLHMETQLVHAHLEILATVLQSLVNVQIRGHSELAEVWKLIEPTIMKCLPEKATSGSNGVS